In Marinifilum sp. JC120, the sequence TGCCTTCCGCCTTCAAAGGTAACATTTTTTTTTCCGGCAATGGTCATGGATGTTTCAGTTACTTTTACTTCAAGGTCTTCTGCGTGAAATCCGGGCATGGTGGTGCTTACCTCTAGCGATTCACCATCTTCGCGCATATTGGTCTGCGGTGTGCAATCAATGATTCCGCATACGGAGGGGATGCCGTAGTCGTGGCAAAGGCTGTTGAAAAGCCTGTCCATGTCGGTTTTTAATCTTTCCAGTTCCCGGCTTCCCCACGAAGTAAGGTTTGGCATGTGCTATCTCCTTGTTAGAACAGGTGGGAATATCAGTTACTTCCAAGTTAACACATGGCTGAAAAGATTAGCAACCGCTTTGCTGTTAGAAAGTACAAAATATGTTGTATTTGTAATAACCGGAATATCCGGCCTTTTAAGGTTTTGTTTTTCGGCATGATCCTCACATTTTTGACAAAAAAGGGGGTGTAAGTTCCGTTTTTGAGGAGATACAGTCTTGCATGTTCCCGCTTCATGAGCTATTCCGTTCATCGCTTCTAGTTTTAAAAGGCAGGATGGAAGCGTTTTCCGCAATGCTTTTTTAAAAATGGTACAGGAGCGGAATTTTACATTTTCTTTTTAGGAGTGACGCATGAAAAGGGTATTAGTAATTCTCATGGTTGCAATGATGCTGGCATTCGCAACCACCGCAATGGCTGGCGACGGTTCCCTCGAAAGAGTACAGAAAGCAGGTAAACTTGTTATCGGTCTTGATGACACTTTCGCTCCCATGGGCTTCCGTCAGGACGATGGTAAACTCGTCGGTTTTGACGTGGACGCAGCTGAAGCAGTCGGTAAACGTCTTGGTTTCAAAATTGTATGGCAGCCCACCGCATGGTCCGGTGTTATCCACTCCCTGAACGCCAAGAAATTTGACTGTATCTGGAACGGCATGACCATCACCCCCGAACGCCAGAAAGCAGTTTCTTTTTCCAAGCCTTACATCATGGATGGTCAGATCGCTGTTATTGCCATGGGCAACAAGTCCATTAAGGCTCACAAAGATCTCGGCGGCAAAGTTGTTGGCGTACAGAAAGGTTCCCCCGCTCTTGAGGCTGCAAAATCCCTCAAGCCCGCACCTAAGGAAATCCGCGAGTACGACACTAACGTTAAAGCTCTGCTCGACCTCGAATCCGGTCGTCTGGACGGCGTTGTTGTAGATAACATCGCAGGCCGTTACTCCATGGCCCAGCGTCCCGGTAAATACGTAGCACTTCCCGGTTACATCACCAGCGAAGCTTTCGGTATCGCTTTCCGTCAGGGCGAAGATTCCCTGCGCGCAGCTGTACAGAAAACCATCGACGCTATGATCGCTGACGGCTCCATGGGTAAAATCTCCCGCAAATGGTTCGGTGAAGATGTCACCAACCCCGCTAAATGGTAAGAAATGATTAGTATTACAAATAAACTCGGAAAGAGCGGGGCATTTGCCTCGCTCTTTCTGCTGTTTGCACTTCTGATTTTTCCGGCTGTTTCATCAGCCACTGTGGATGCTGACGCATTGCTCAAGCAGGCTCGTGACGCTTTGGCCGTGGGCCAGATTGATCAGGCTCAGGTTTTATTCAAGCAGGTGCCCGCTCCCGGCTCAGACGGGGATGACGGGCAGTTTGTTTATTCCCGCATGCAGCTTGCGCGCATCAGCTATTCCATGAAAGATCCGGGCAAGGCCCGCGAATTTGCCGAACAGGTTGTCGCTGTTTATCCCGACAATGTGGAAGCAAAAAATTTCCTGAATTCCCTTGACCGTGAGACCAAGCCGGAATGGGAAAAGGCTCTTGAGGACTGTAAGCGGTTCATGCCCAATCTGCTCAAGGGTGCGTCCATGACGCTCGTGCTGGTTTTCTTTACCATGATTGTATCACCCATCGGCGGTCTATTTATCGCCCTTGGCAAGATCAGCCGCACGCAGCCGTTCACGTTCATCAGCTGGTTTATCATTTGGTTTTTTCGCGGAACCCCGCTTTTGTTGCAGCTTTTTTTCATTTACTACGGGTTGCCGGCAATCGGTATAACTCTTTCTCCGCTGGCTGCGGCACT encodes:
- a CDS encoding Hsp20/alpha crystallin family protein, yielding MPNLTSWGSRELERLKTDMDRLFNSLCHDYGIPSVCGIIDCTPQTNMREDGESLEVSTTMPGFHAEDLEVKVTETSMTIAGKKNVTFEGGRQSSHFKKTMPLPCRVDPDNVTATFKDGVLKIVLHKCVIKPQKVISITAE
- a CDS encoding amino acid ABC transporter substrate-binding protein, coding for MKRVLVILMVAMMLAFATTAMAGDGSLERVQKAGKLVIGLDDTFAPMGFRQDDGKLVGFDVDAAEAVGKRLGFKIVWQPTAWSGVIHSLNAKKFDCIWNGMTITPERQKAVSFSKPYIMDGQIAVIAMGNKSIKAHKDLGGKVVGVQKGSPALEAAKSLKPAPKEIREYDTNVKALLDLESGRLDGVVVDNIAGRYSMAQRPGKYVALPGYITSEAFGIAFRQGEDSLRAAVQKTIDAMIADGSMGKISRKWFGEDVTNPAKW
- a CDS encoding ABC transporter permease subunit: MISITNKLGKSGAFASLFLLFALLIFPAVSSATVDADALLKQARDALAVGQIDQAQVLFKQVPAPGSDGDDGQFVYSRMQLARISYSMKDPGKAREFAEQVVAVYPDNVEAKNFLNSLDRETKPEWEKALEDCKRFMPNLLKGASMTLVLVFFTMIVSPIGGLFIALGKISRTQPFTFISWFIIWFFRGTPLLLQLFFIYYGLPAIGITLSPLAAALIGLGINYSAYLAEIIRAGIESIDDGQTEAAKAIGMTYGQTMRRVIIPQTYKRIIPPIANEFIALIKDTALVSTIAMVELMRAADQMFNAYFNVTVLVMAAVIYLIFTSVFTFVFEKIEYKVGVYERR